CTGAGATTTATGACTCAAAACCTGAGGAGTCCTTCACTCTTTCTCTGATGGAACCTCCTTCTAAATCTTCGGATGTTGAATATATCCAGCAATACATGGAGTCATTTTCACTGGAGGATAGAGTTCTACAACCTGGTAAACCTTTAACCATTTGGTTATCTTGCAAGCCTAAGGAACTGGGCCTGCACACAGCGGCTGTGCATATTACTACCGAGGACGACACGATAGAGCGGCTGGTATTTGTTCTTGCAGTAGATAAAGTTGCAGTCTCTTTGGCTGGTAATAAGACATTTAGGAGAGAAAGGAAGAAGAAGCAGTGGCAGAATTTGGTTACTAATGAATTTGTTCCTGGATCACGGCCTCCTAGAGCTTCCAtccaatattttaaaaataagcTTCCTGTTTACCCGATACCAAATGATGTTCGAGAGATTTTAGAACAAAAGCAGTTCCCAGAGCTTATTCAAGAAGGTCTGACAAAGGAGAATTATACCTCATACTTTAAGCATTTGGTGATTATGGAAGAAATACAAATGGAGGTACATTTCAAATTTAATGAAATAACCAAGTATGTTAGTGTTACTATATAAATTGAGCTTGGATTTGTGTTGCAGGATGACATGAGAGGTTATGACATGGAGCATGTCAGTATGAAAAGTAAGGGTTTCCGATTTTTGACCCTTGAGGTCCCAGGGCTTGCTGAAAAACGGCCATCACTTGTTTATGGAGATTCTATCTTTGCTAGACTCGCGTCTGATGATGAATACGACACCTCTCAGACGTATCAGGTTTGTCATACTGCTGGATTTTACTTCTTTAAAACTTGAACAAGATTGTAATAAGGCTTTAGTAGCAACTGATACCTTGAAGTATTTGTGCTTAGATCTTTATGCATACATATACATCTTAGTGACCTTGATTGTATATCATCTTATAACTTTGGTTGTGTCCTTAATCATGACCATCACCTCTTAGACGGGGTAACATTTTTGAAACTGTTGACGGAAGGAATTCAGTTTGTTTAAGGTACCTCAGTTTTGGAGGTTTACCGTGTATGTAGGTACAAATTATAACAATTTAGTTTTACTTGTGAGTTGTAATGGTGTTTATTAATGTGAATCATTACTAGTGTATTGCAAACCGATATTGTTGTGTTTTTCTCCTGAAAAACACTTTGTATTCTGTAGTTATGTATTATAGATGAATTAGTTTGCATTTTTCTCTGTACAGCATTGAACATCTTATCTTTTTTGGAACAGGGTTTTATCCACCGTGTAGAGGCTGAAGTTGTGTTCTTGAACTTTGAACAAGGATTTCACTCACGCTTTCGGGATAGCAATCTCTACAATGTACAGTTCACATATAATAGATTAAACATGCGAAGATTGTATCAAGCCATTGAAGCTTCCCAATGTTTAGAGGCGGAGTTTCTATTCCCGGATGATTCTCGTAGAAACAGAGTGATACAGACTAATCCTTTGGTGCCTATATCTCCTGTGTTAAATGAAGAGCAGAAAAGTGCTGTTCAGATGATTCTTGGCTGCAAAGGAGGAGCTCCCTATGTAATATATGGTCCTCCTGGCACAGGTAAGACTATGACTGTTATAGAAGCAGTTCTGCAGTTATATCAAACTTCAAAGAGTGCAAGAATTCTTGTTTGTGCACCTTCAAACAGTGCAGCAGATCATATACTAGAAAAAATCCTGGGCCAAGAAGCTGTTCAAGTTCAGAACAAAGATATCTTACGGCTGAATGCCCTTACGCGTCCTCTTGAGGATATTAAGCCTGACTATTTCAAGTTCAGCTATTATGATGAGGCAGATAGACTATTCAAATGTCCACCACTTATGACTCTCAGGCGCTATAAGATTGTAATATCTACATATGCAAGTTCCTCACTTCTTTTTGCAGAAGGCATCAAGAGAGATCATTTCTCTCATATATTTTTAGATGAGGCAGGCCAGGCTTCAGAGCCTGAAACAATGGTTCCTTTATCGAACCTTAGCAGCAGAAAGACTGTCGTTGTTCTAGCTGGAGACCCTAAGCAACTAGGTCCTGTAATCTATTCAAAAGATGCTGAAAAATATGGATTGGGAAAGTCATATTTAGAGAGGCTCTTTGAGTTCAAGTTTTATGACCAAAGTGATCATAATTATGTCATTAAACTTGTTAAAAACTATCGTTGTCATCCAGCAATATTGCATCTTCCTTCAAATATATTTTATCAAGGTGAGTTGATTGCTTGCAAAGATGATGATGCGAGGTTTTCCGTAGTTTCAGAAGATCTCCTTCCAAACAAGGATTTTCCTGTCCTTTTCTTTGGCATCCAGGGTTTTGATGAGAGGGAAGGAAGCAATCCTTCATGGTTTAATAGGATTGAAGCAAGCAAGACAGTAGAAATCATCCGAAACCTCACAGAGACAAAGGGGCTGAGCGAGGAAGATATCGGTGTAATTGCTCCATATCGTCAACAAGTCTCCAAAATAAAGAAAGCTCTTGAAGGTATTGGCCTGTCCAATATCCAAGTTGGAAGTGTTGAACAATTTCAAGGACAGGAGCGACAAGTTATTATTGTATCTACTGTCCGGTCGACTATAAAGCACAATGACTTTGACAGAACTCACTGCCTAGGATTTTTGAGCAATCCTCGAAGGTTTAACGTTGCAATCACCAGAGCAAGATCGTTGCTCATTGTTATCGGGAATCCTCATATTGTTTGCAAGGTAAAAATGTTACATTATGTAGGGTTACTTTTTTCTTATGTTCTACCGGGTCACTGGATATAGGGATATAATATTAATAAGTCTATTTTTGGTCATAGCTTGGCCCATATTGTTATGTACCATGTAGGTCTGAGTCGGTCAAAACTGCTATTCTGCTTATATAGAAGATCTGCCATAGCTTGGCCCAAATTGTTATTTACCATGTAGATCTGAGTTGGTCAAAACTCCTATTTTGCTAATATAGAAGATCTACCCTTGGCCCTGATAACAGACTGTTGGGTGCCTATTCAATTTGAACTAGAAATTATAGGAGTAAAAATTAGGTGGCCGTACGAGGGGGTAATAATACCAGTAAAATGGCAGGTCGATTTGTTTTTGAGTCACTAGATAGATCTCTTCATGAATGATTTTTGTAGGCAAAGGGTTGTGCAACCCTGTTAGCAAGAGGTAATGAAATTTTTTAGTGCTTCAAAGCTGTTGAAGTTTTCCGGTTCAATTTTGTAGTAGCTGATTCAAGTTCCTGCCTCTTGGGCGTAATCAGCACCCAGACACTGGTCGCTTTTGATGAAAACAATAATCATGGTTGGCCACTTCTTGAAATTAATAATACCATGAGTTACTCTAAATTCTCGAATAAAGAGTGGTTCCCTTGCAAGATATTCCCTTTTCTTGTTTTTATCAATTATATTTCACAAGCCTATTTTGCTGCACTATGAGATAAGCCAATCTTAGTTATATTAACAAATTACTGTGTGTTATCGTGTGATATATTATGATAGGATCCATACTGGAACAAGCTTCTTTGGCACTGTGTTGACAATGGTTCCTACAAAGGCTGCTTTCTTCCAGAAAGGGAGGACTTGCTTGACAATCAAACAGCCCAAGACAATTTGGTCGATGAGCCGTGGCAAGGAGAATGTTGTGAGCTTGGTAAACAGGAAGGGTTCGCCGAACTTTCTCAGGAGAATGAATGGGGAGAATCCTCACAGGGAGGAGGATGGAATCAAGTTAGTTGTGATCCTCCATGGGAAGGAGAATATTGTGAGACCCGGGACGAAACCTCTCAGGGAGGAGGATGGAATCAAGTTGATTGCGATCCTCCCTGGGAAGGAGAATATTGTGAGACCCGGAATGAAACCTCTCAGGATAGAGAATGGGGTGCACCCTATCAGGGAGCAGGATGGGATCAATCGACCCAAGTAATATGTGATCCGCCCTGGGAGGGAGATGGTGAGCCTGGCGATGAACTCTCTCAGGAAAAAGGACTGGCCGAACCCTCTGAAAAGGAATCTGGTGAAGCAAAATTGAAACCCGGTGAAACATCTGAATGGTCGGATGGTTGGACAATGCCTTAAGTAGAACGCTATCAGTCCTCTGAAGTATATTCTGGAACAGAATTATGGTTGGCCAATAGAGTAACGTGGACAGACTTGGCTACGTATAAATCGTTTGGTGTATGAAATGTACTTTAATCATGCCTGAACATAGATTTTACTTTTCAGATTTGTACTCTTTTCACATCCTTGCATTTGATAGATAAGTTATTATCTGACATTTGAAAGAACCGTGGTTTACTTCTGGTTTATGGGACTCATGGTTTGCTTGTGGTTTGATAAAATAGGATGAGCCTGGTTCATGGTTTATTAGTCTGGTTCATGGAACTTGGAACCACAATTCCATATGTTTGGATTAACATTTCGTGGTTAGGAATGAAAACTTCATTCCAATTAGATGTCTAACCATTCTCTCTTAATTCTTGAGATACTATATCATTCTCATTCCTCTTAAACCGCATTCTCGTACCCTTCATTGACTTTCCGGAATCTCATTCCATCAACATTTAAACACCTCCTATAATTTGATATTTCATAAATTATGATCTGATATTTAAAGTGTAAACATCAAAAGTTTTGTTTAGCATCAAAATTTAATCAGACCAGCCATATACTAATTTAAAACAGATAACAAATTAAATGACACATTTCATTAACTGAAAGTAGAGTATGTTAAGAACATCATATATCCTGATGTACTAAACTATCTGAAGACTTGGTGTATGTTGTTGAATTTGGTCACCTACAAACCAAATACTTGGTCATCAGATTAATATTTTTTTCAGGAGAAACACAACCAAAATGTCAATGTCTAAACACCGAGTCACTTCCATCGATCATATTTGAAGTCTCATATTATGACGTTGTTAGATTGCCAAATATGTTGGTCACCTACAAAAGGCCCTCTTGAAAGTTGATTTTTCTTCTCGAAAATCCCCTATTAAAACTCGCCCTCAATACATTTCTTTCCAACAATTTCACTGATCCAAAGATTCTACACTCCATCTTCATATATACATAATTGTCGAATGGCTCCCAGCAAAACAAGTTTTGCGCTGGCTATGGTCCTTATGGCCATTCTCTGGATTGGATCAACAGCTCAAACGTCGGACTGCACCAACACGCTAATTAGCCTGTCCCCTTGCCTCAACTACATTACAGGAAACTCCTCCAAGCCAGATTCAGGATGTTGCACGCAGCTCAGTAGCGTTATCAAGTCTAAGCCCGAGTGCCTGTGCCAAGTGCTCAACGGTGGCGGCTCATCTTTCGGTGTTCAAGTTAACCAAACTCAAGCTCAGACCTTACCTGCTATCTGCAATGTTCAAACTCCACCACTCAGTACCTGCAACAGTAAGCATCTTTTACCCCAAACAATTAGTTCCAACAACTTACTTATGTGCACTAAAATTGTTAAAATTTCTAATAAATTTGATCTTAAACATTGCTAGGCATTTCTCCAAATGGCGCCCCTGCAGGATCACCACAGTCTCCAACTAATACGCCTTCAGGTACAAAGGATACTAGTCGATCTGACCATGTTGATCATGAAAATGACATAATTAAGATATATTCAATTGATTCACTTTTATCTAAACATTTAGTCAACTTCACTTCTGTTTTCCATGATGACTCAGGCCCTGGATCCAACACCACACCATCAACAGATGGCGGTTCCTCATATGGAAGCTCTACTAAAGTGGCAATGCCTCTTCTCTTCTTCCTTGTTTTTGCCGCATCATATGCGTCTACCTTCACCGTATGATGAAGTCACCCCCATCTTTCCAGTACAATTGATAGGCGATCGGCCAAATTTTATATGATTTATTCTCCTCTTTTTGTTATGACCGATACTTGGAGCTGCACAGAGGATTCATATCTGTCTAAGATCTCCGCACATTTCTGTATAATGTATTATTTAATGACCCTCTTCAGGTCATCGTATTTTTTGATAATTACATGGCTGGTTTGTTGTTTTTTTTCTGGTCTACTGTTAGCAAGAAATGTGGCATCTTCCTTGTTATACAAGGTCAAATAACAAAGAActacagtttatgaatataaaGTACAGCTTAACCAGGCAAATAACAGAATAAAAACATATCGTATCCCTGGCACCACGATGAAGATAAACCCAGATCAAGAGTACAGATTGAACTAagcaaaaagaaaaaaaaaaggatCATAGATTGCATTCGAGTCCAACTCAGAAAATGTAGTTAATTAACTTTGGGATCAGTTGAGAGAAGACTAAAAACGACCATATCTCTTGGCTTTTCCTTTATAAGCATATACTTTCTGAGAACACCTTCCTTCTGAAATCCAGCTTTCACCAACACTCTGTGCGAACCCACATTCTCTATATCAGCCCAAGCATCAAGCCTCTTCAAATGTGTCCGCTCGCGAAAAACAGTTGAAGTGACCATTTTCAGTGCTCTTGTGGCAATCCCTTTTCCCCAGTACTTGGAGGCTAGCACATATCCAACTTCACATCTACATGCATCATTTCCTTCAAACTCTGTCAACAGAATGTAACCA
This sequence is a window from Apium graveolens cultivar Ventura chromosome 9, ASM990537v1, whole genome shotgun sequence. Protein-coding genes within it:
- the LOC141684581 gene encoding non-specific lipid transfer protein GPI-anchored 5-like translates to MAPSKTSFALAMVLMAILWIGSTAQTSDCTNTLISLSPCLNYITGNSSKPDSGCCTQLSSVIKSKPECLCQVLNGGGSSFGVQVNQTQAQTLPAICNVQTPPLSTCNSISPNGAPAGSPQSPTNTPSGPGSNTTPSTDGGSSYGSSTKVAMPLLFFLVFAASYASTFTV
- the LOC141684579 gene encoding uncharacterized protein LOC141684579; the protein is MEENQQSSKEMTALNDDNSDITLRLMDLSDIDDFMVWATDEKVSKFCTWKTCTSKEEALAYMIKSVIPHPWMRAICLNNRAIGYILLTEFEGNDACRCEVGYVLASKYWGKGIATRALKMVTSTVFRERTHLKRLDAWADIENVGSHRVLVKAGFQKEGVLRKYMLIKEKPRDMVVFSLLSTDPKVN
- the LOC141683247 gene encoding putative RNA helicase SDE3, producing MGGSVYEYGEERSFISDKGNIGFIDFDNDMASCKYDVSAEGPVKISIPFPLTDNKPQSGYVGDTIVDRITILNTTSNSLELFRAEIYDSKPEESFTLSLMEPPSKSSDVEYIQQYMESFSLEDRVLQPGKPLTIWLSCKPKELGLHTAAVHITTEDDTIERLVFVLAVDKVAVSLAGNKTFRRERKKKQWQNLVTNEFVPGSRPPRASIQYFKNKLPVYPIPNDVREILEQKQFPELIQEGLTKENYTSYFKHLVIMEEIQMEDDMRGYDMEHVSMKSKGFRFLTLEVPGLAEKRPSLVYGDSIFARLASDDEYDTSQTYQGFIHRVEAEVVFLNFEQGFHSRFRDSNLYNVQFTYNRLNMRRLYQAIEASQCLEAEFLFPDDSRRNRVIQTNPLVPISPVLNEEQKSAVQMILGCKGGAPYVIYGPPGTGKTMTVIEAVLQLYQTSKSARILVCAPSNSAADHILEKILGQEAVQVQNKDILRLNALTRPLEDIKPDYFKFSYYDEADRLFKCPPLMTLRRYKIVISTYASSSLLFAEGIKRDHFSHIFLDEAGQASEPETMVPLSNLSSRKTVVVLAGDPKQLGPVIYSKDAEKYGLGKSYLERLFEFKFYDQSDHNYVIKLVKNYRCHPAILHLPSNIFYQGELIACKDDDARFSVVSEDLLPNKDFPVLFFGIQGFDEREGSNPSWFNRIEASKTVEIIRNLTETKGLSEEDIGVIAPYRQQVSKIKKALEGIGLSNIQVGSVEQFQGQERQVIIVSTVRSTIKHNDFDRTHCLGFLSNPRRFNVAITRARSLLIVIGNPHIVCKDPYWNKLLWHCVDNGSYKGCFLPEREDLLDNQTAQDNLVDEPWQGECCELGKQEGFAELSQENEWGESSQGGGWNQVSCDPPWEGEYCETRDETSQGGGWNQVDCDPPWEGEYCETRNETSQDREWGAPYQGAGWDQSTQVICDPPWEGDGEPGDELSQEKGLAEPSEKESGEAKLKPGETSEWSDGWTMP